In the genome of Candidatus Kuenenbacteria bacterium HGW-Kuenenbacteria-1, one region contains:
- a CDS encoding YraN family protein — protein sequence MEFFLKKKNITLKRKIGDLGEKIAKQYLKKQGYKIIKQNYTNRAGEIDLIVKEKDQIVFVEVKTRTNQNFGYPEEAIDSRKQNKIFKTAQNYLIKEKIFSENYRFDVISIEMDQSTKKAIIKHIKSAF from the coding sequence ATGGAATTTTTTCTTAAAAAGAAAAATATTACTTTGAAAAGAAAAATAGGAGATTTAGGGGAAAAAATAGCTAAACAATATTTAAAAAAGCAGGGTTATAAAATTATAAAACAAAACTACACCAACCGCGCGGGAGAAATAGATTTAATTGTAAAAGAAAAAGATCAAATTGTTTTTGTTGAAGTTAAAACAAGAACAAATCAAAATTTTGGTTATCCTGAAGAAGCAATAGATTCCCGAAAACAAAATAAAATATTTAAAACCGCTCAAAATTATTTAATAAAAGAAAAAATATTTTCCGAAAATTATCGTTTTGATGTAATCAGTATTGAGATGGATCAATCCACTAAAAAAGCTATTATTAAGCACATTAAATCCGCATTTTAA